In one Carettochelys insculpta isolate YL-2023 chromosome 6, ASM3395843v1, whole genome shotgun sequence genomic region, the following are encoded:
- the DNAL1 gene encoding dynein axonemal light chain 1 isoform X2, which yields MAKATTIKEALARWEEKSGQKASEAKEVKLYAQIPPVEKMDASLSTLVNCEKLSLSTNCIEKIANLNGLKNLRILSLGRNNIKNLNGLEAVGDTLEELWISYNFIEKLKGIHVMKKLKILYMSNNLVKDWEFVRLADLPLLEDLVFVGNPLEEKYSADQQSTWVEEATKRVPRLKKLDGVPVIKQEEGEEGEN from the exons GAAGAAAAAAGCGGCCAGAAagcatcagaggccaaggaagtAAAACTATATGCCCAGATCCCTCCTGTAGAGAAGATGGATGCATCTCTGTCCACACTTGTTAACTGCGA GAAGTTGTCTCTGTCAACAAACTGCATTGAGAAAATCGCCAACCTCAATGGCCTAA AAAACTTGCGGATTCTTTCATTGGGGAGAAACAACATAAAGAATCTGAATGGATTG GAGGCGGTTGGAGATACGTTAGAGGAGCTGTGGATCTCATACAACTTCATTGAGAAGCTGAAGGGCATCCATGTCATGAAGAAACTGAAGATTCTCTATATGTCCAATAATTTGGTTAAAGATTGGG AGTTTGTGAGACTGGCAGATTTGCCATTACTGGAGGATCTGGTGTTTGTGGGCAATCCACTGGAAGAGAAATACTccgctgatcagcagagcacctggGTTGAGGAAGCAACCAAACGAGTGCCCAGGCTGAAAAAACTAGATG gTGTCCCAGTTATAAAACAAGAAGAAggtgaagaaggagaaaactaa
- the DNAL1 gene encoding dynein axonemal light chain 1 isoform X1, translating into MAKATTIKEALARWEEKSGQKASEAKEVKLYAQIPPVEKMDASLSTLVNCEKLSLSTNCIEKIANLNGLKNLRILSLGRNNIKNLNGLEAVGDTLEELWISYNFIEKLKGIHVMKKLKILYMSNNLVKDWAEFVRLADLPLLEDLVFVGNPLEEKYSADQQSTWVEEATKRVPRLKKLDGVPVIKQEEGEEGEN; encoded by the exons GAAGAAAAAAGCGGCCAGAAagcatcagaggccaaggaagtAAAACTATATGCCCAGATCCCTCCTGTAGAGAAGATGGATGCATCTCTGTCCACACTTGTTAACTGCGA GAAGTTGTCTCTGTCAACAAACTGCATTGAGAAAATCGCCAACCTCAATGGCCTAA AAAACTTGCGGATTCTTTCATTGGGGAGAAACAACATAAAGAATCTGAATGGATTG GAGGCGGTTGGAGATACGTTAGAGGAGCTGTGGATCTCATACAACTTCATTGAGAAGCTGAAGGGCATCCATGTCATGAAGAAACTGAAGATTCTCTATATGTCCAATAATTTGGTTAAAGATTGGG CAGAGTTTGTGAGACTGGCAGATTTGCCATTACTGGAGGATCTGGTGTTTGTGGGCAATCCACTGGAAGAGAAATACTccgctgatcagcagagcacctggGTTGAGGAAGCAACCAAACGAGTGCCCAGGCTGAAAAAACTAGATG gTGTCCCAGTTATAAAACAAGAAGAAggtgaagaaggagaaaactaa